The following is a genomic window from Aphelocoma coerulescens isolate FSJ_1873_10779 chromosome 5, UR_Acoe_1.0, whole genome shotgun sequence.
GAGGATGACTCACGTTGCCTCTACACTCATGAAGAGTACATCAGTCTTGTGTTGAACAGTGGTAGTGGTTTGTCCCACGATTATGCCAACCAATCAGTCCAGGAAGATCCACGGATGATGGCCTTTTTTGACTCTCTCGTGCGCCGGGAGATCGAGGGCTGGAGTTCTGATTCAGACAGCGACCTCAGTGAGAGCACAATCCTGCAGCTCCATGCAGGAGTAAGTGAACGCTCCGCCTACAGCGAGTCTGAGTCCTCCACCTCTTTGCATCACTCCCCACCACATGTGGCTGAAGAGTCTGATGAAACTGCCTATAACTTAAGGGCCTTAAGATCAACTGCATCCCCCTCAGCCAGAGAAGATGTGTCTTCCCGTCAGCAGAGGCTCTCTGCACTGAGAAAGTATCAGGATAAACGTCTCCTGGCCCTTTCCAATGAGTCTGACTCTGATGACAATACCTGTGAGGCAGAACTAGATACAGACCTTTTCCCACGGCCACCATCCCCGAGTCCCGAGGAGAATgaatccagcagctccagcagcagcagcagtacagAAGATGAAGAGGAACTGAATGAAAGACGCACATCGATGAGGCAACGCAATGCGCTGAGGCGCCGGCAGAAGATGCAAAAGGAGGAAAGGACTAGCACTAACACGGAGAATGTAACCCCTTATATAGGTGAGGACATATATGATTACCCCCAGATCAAAGTAGACgatctttcttcttctccagctTCTTCACCAGAAAGGAGTTCGGCCAACAAAGTTCTTAAAGAAAGGACGTCCCCTTGCTCAGACAGTGAATCAGTGGAGAGAAAGATTTATAAAGCTTACAAATGGCTCCATTATTCTTACATATCATATTCAGCTAGTAAAGATGGTGAATCCTCCAGAGGAGATGGAGAAAATGATGAAGGGAAACCAGGAACCAGTGGAAGGCACAATGCAGCACACTTACTAACTAAGGAAGATGCTAGGAACTTAAGTCCAGTAGTTCCTCAGGGttcctcagctccttctgctGAAAACCACAACAGAGAAACTTTAAAAGAATGTGGTGGGATAGAAAATTCTAGTAATGGCCAAGCTTATGAACGTGACAATCAGCGGCGGATGGAGGGTCAAGAAAACACATCTGAAGACACAAGCGGGGGAGGTGTAGAGCATTCTTTTGAGACTAAAAAGCTCAATGGAAAAGCTATCTGCAAAGGGCTAAATAGCTGTACCGAAGAACCTTGCATTCAGACCGCAGGACTTGTGGAACAGAAAAATAGTCAGAACTGTCAACCAGCACCAAGCCATCACTCACTGGTCCCTCCATTCTCCGCTGTTGCCATCTGTAGTATGTCAGGTCACTGCTCCAGAAACCAGACTGATGGCAGTGAGGAGAGGAGCCTCGATCCTTCCTGCATTAACCACAATAATGGCCACTTGCATCTTCACCCTTCATGCTTCAACAATGGACAGAGTTTTGGAGAGCAGGAGACTGTGACGCAAGGACTACAGGTGCACTCAAATGCTGATAATGGCAACCTTGTACAGGTGGGTGTGACCTTGCACAAAGACTGCTGCCTGTCTGAAATGGACTCCAACAGCTACAGTGTGAGCACAAGAGAGGATACTGCTGACCTGCATCCTGCAGGCAGTGAGAGCACTCAATCTTTTGGAGGACTGAAAAGACACAGAGCGGAGTTGGAAGATGCAGATTCAGAGAGTTCATCCTTAGAAAAGAAGTTGAAAACATGATAAATGCAAATGTCTGTCGTAGTGTGCACTctctcaaaaagaaaaggaaaaagaaagtattaAAGGCACATAGAGCTTGGGTCTGAAACATTGCGTTTGATTCTCCATTCCGTTCTTCAGTGGGTCTGTTTTAGATTGCCAGTGGTTCATGCTGTATAAAAATCCAACTTGCTCCTTAATGAGACTGAGTCTAGTGTACCCATACAAGGTTCTGTTTAAAGTAAATCCTTATTAAGATGGTTGACTGAATAATTCTTGTGTGAACATGTGTCATTTGTTCAGCCAGCCAACCAGGATGACTTCTTTAAAGTTTAATTGTTCTT
Proteins encoded in this region:
- the DCAF5 gene encoding DDB1- and CUL4-associated factor 5 isoform X4, yielding MEEAIHSRVKPVQLKGEHHSNIFCLAFNSGNTKVFSGGNDEQVILHDVESTETLDVFAHEDAVYGLSVSPVNDNIFASSSDDGRVLIWDIRESSHGEPFCLAHYPSAFHSVMFNPVEPRLLATANSKEGVGLWDIRKPQSSLLRYGGNLSLQSAMSVRFNSNGTQLLALRRRLPPVLYDIHCRLPVFQFDNQGYFNSCTMKSCCFAGDRDQYILSGSDDFNLYMWRIPPDPEAGGIGRVVNGAFMVLKGHRSIVNQVRFNPHTYMICSSGVEKIIKIWSPYKQPDCTGDLDGRIEDDSRCLYTHEEYISLVLNSGSGLSHDYANQSVQEDPRMMAFFDSLVRREIEGWSSDSDSDLSESTILQLHAGVSERSAYSESESSTSLHHSPPHVAEESDETAYNLRALRSTASPSAREDVSSRQQRLSALRKYQDKRLLALSNESDSDDNTCEAELDTDLFPRPPSPSPEENESSSSSSSSSTEDEEELNERRTSMRQRNALRRRQKMQKEERTSTNTENVTPYIGEDIYDYPQIKVDDLSSSPASSPERSSANKVLKERTSPCSDSESVERKIYKAYKWLHYSYISYSASKDGESSRGDGENDEGKPGTSGRHNAAHLLTKEDARNLSPVVPQGSSAPSAENHNRETLKECGGIENSSNGQAYERDNQRRMEGQENTSEDTSGGGVEHSFETKKLNGKAICKGLNSCTEEPCIQTAGLVEQKNSQNCQPAPSHHSLVPPFSAVAICSMSGHCSRNQTDGSEERSLDPSCINHNNGHLHLHPSCFNNGQSFGEQETVTQGLQVHSNADNGNLVQVGVTLHKDCCLSEMDSNSYSVSTREDTADLHPAGSESTQSFGGLKRHRAELEDADSESSSLEKKLKT
- the DCAF5 gene encoding DDB1- and CUL4-associated factor 5 isoform X1, which gives rise to MRRRGSRGGSMRSVVGFLSQRGLEGDPLLTQDFQRRRLRGCRNLYKKDLLGHFGCVNAIEFSNNGGQWLVSGGDDRRVLLWHMEEAIHSRVKPVQLKGEHHSNIFCLAFNSGNTKVFSGGNDEQVILHDVESTETLDVFAHEDAVYGLSVSPVNDNIFASSSDDGRVLIWDIRESSHGEPFCLAHYPSAFHSVMFNPVEPRLLATANSKEGVGLWDIRKPQSSLLRYGGNLSLQSAMSVRFNSNGTQLLALRRRLPPVLYDIHCRLPVFQFDNQGYFNSCTMKSCCFAGDRDQYILSGSDDFNLYMWRIPPDPEAGGIGRVVNGAFMVLKGHRSIVNQVRFNPHTYMICSSGVEKIIKIWSPYKQPDCTGDLDGRIEDDSRCLYTHEEYISLVLNSGSGLSHDYANQSVQEDPRMMAFFDSLVRREIEGWSSDSDSDLSESTILQLHAGVSERSAYSESESSTSLHHSPPHVAEESDETAYNLRALRSTASPSAREDVSSRQQRLSALRKYQDKRLLALSNESDSDDNTCEAELDTDLFPRPPSPSPEENESSSSSSSSSTEDEEELNERRTSMRQRNALRRRQKMQKEERTSTNTENVTPYIGEDIYDYPQIKVDDLSSSPASSPERSSANKVLKERTSPCSDSESVERKIYKAYKWLHYSYISYSASKDGESSRGDGENDEGKPGTSGRHNAAHLLTKEDARNLSPVVPQGSSAPSAENHNRETLKECGGIENSSNGQAYERDNQRRMEGQENTSEDTSGGGVEHSFETKKLNGKAICKGLNSCTEEPCIQTAGLVEQKNSQNCQPAPSHHSLVPPFSAVAICSMSGHCSRNQTDGSEERSLDPSCINHNNGHLHLHPSCFNNGQSFGEQETVTQGLQVHSNADNGNLVQVGVTLHKDCCLSEMDSNSYSVSTREDTADLHPAGSESTQSFGGLKRHRAELEDADSESSSLEKKLKT
- the DCAF5 gene encoding DDB1- and CUL4-associated factor 5 isoform X2, coding for MKSSNYGGDDRRVLLWHMEEAIHSRVKPVQLKGEHHSNIFCLAFNSGNTKVFSGGNDEQVILHDVESTETLDVFAHEDAVYGLSVSPVNDNIFASSSDDGRVLIWDIRESSHGEPFCLAHYPSAFHSVMFNPVEPRLLATANSKEGVGLWDIRKPQSSLLRYGGNLSLQSAMSVRFNSNGTQLLALRRRLPPVLYDIHCRLPVFQFDNQGYFNSCTMKSCCFAGDRDQYILSGSDDFNLYMWRIPPDPEAGGIGRVVNGAFMVLKGHRSIVNQVRFNPHTYMICSSGVEKIIKIWSPYKQPDCTGDLDGRIEDDSRCLYTHEEYISLVLNSGSGLSHDYANQSVQEDPRMMAFFDSLVRREIEGWSSDSDSDLSESTILQLHAGVSERSAYSESESSTSLHHSPPHVAEESDETAYNLRALRSTASPSAREDVSSRQQRLSALRKYQDKRLLALSNESDSDDNTCEAELDTDLFPRPPSPSPEENESSSSSSSSSTEDEEELNERRTSMRQRNALRRRQKMQKEERTSTNTENVTPYIGEDIYDYPQIKVDDLSSSPASSPERSSANKVLKERTSPCSDSESVERKIYKAYKWLHYSYISYSASKDGESSRGDGENDEGKPGTSGRHNAAHLLTKEDARNLSPVVPQGSSAPSAENHNRETLKECGGIENSSNGQAYERDNQRRMEGQENTSEDTSGGGVEHSFETKKLNGKAICKGLNSCTEEPCIQTAGLVEQKNSQNCQPAPSHHSLVPPFSAVAICSMSGHCSRNQTDGSEERSLDPSCINHNNGHLHLHPSCFNNGQSFGEQETVTQGLQVHSNADNGNLVQVGVTLHKDCCLSEMDSNSYSVSTREDTADLHPAGSESTQSFGGLKRHRAELEDADSESSSLEKKLKT
- the DCAF5 gene encoding DDB1- and CUL4-associated factor 5 isoform X3, with protein sequence MISLGGDDRRVLLWHMEEAIHSRVKPVQLKGEHHSNIFCLAFNSGNTKVFSGGNDEQVILHDVESTETLDVFAHEDAVYGLSVSPVNDNIFASSSDDGRVLIWDIRESSHGEPFCLAHYPSAFHSVMFNPVEPRLLATANSKEGVGLWDIRKPQSSLLRYGGNLSLQSAMSVRFNSNGTQLLALRRRLPPVLYDIHCRLPVFQFDNQGYFNSCTMKSCCFAGDRDQYILSGSDDFNLYMWRIPPDPEAGGIGRVVNGAFMVLKGHRSIVNQVRFNPHTYMICSSGVEKIIKIWSPYKQPDCTGDLDGRIEDDSRCLYTHEEYISLVLNSGSGLSHDYANQSVQEDPRMMAFFDSLVRREIEGWSSDSDSDLSESTILQLHAGVSERSAYSESESSTSLHHSPPHVAEESDETAYNLRALRSTASPSAREDVSSRQQRLSALRKYQDKRLLALSNESDSDDNTCEAELDTDLFPRPPSPSPEENESSSSSSSSSTEDEEELNERRTSMRQRNALRRRQKMQKEERTSTNTENVTPYIGEDIYDYPQIKVDDLSSSPASSPERSSANKVLKERTSPCSDSESVERKIYKAYKWLHYSYISYSASKDGESSRGDGENDEGKPGTSGRHNAAHLLTKEDARNLSPVVPQGSSAPSAENHNRETLKECGGIENSSNGQAYERDNQRRMEGQENTSEDTSGGGVEHSFETKKLNGKAICKGLNSCTEEPCIQTAGLVEQKNSQNCQPAPSHHSLVPPFSAVAICSMSGHCSRNQTDGSEERSLDPSCINHNNGHLHLHPSCFNNGQSFGEQETVTQGLQVHSNADNGNLVQVGVTLHKDCCLSEMDSNSYSVSTREDTADLHPAGSESTQSFGGLKRHRAELEDADSESSSLEKKLKT